The following coding sequences lie in one Miscanthus floridulus cultivar M001 chromosome 9, ASM1932011v1, whole genome shotgun sequence genomic window:
- the LOC136483333 gene encoding long chain acyl-CoA synthetase 8-like, with product MGEVSDDNSNMSFLKRIATSDVPLLKEYGVNGVVIALLLAVVTPVLLSMMFGKKTKQRAVRDDVGGEEGFAMRNSRFSSLVEVPWEGATTMAALFEMASKKYSRRRCLGMRKLIKREFVESSDGRKFEKLHLGEYEWDTYAEAFNRACNFASGLIKMGHDLDSHAAIFSDTRAEWIIAAQGCFRQNLTVVTIYASLGEDALVHSLNETQVSTLICDSKQLKKIPAISSKLQSLKHIIYIEDEPIEAETLNQVKHLTTLSFTEVEELGKTSHVDTRLPSSSDTAVIMYTSGSTGLPKGVMITHGNIVATTAAVMTIVPNLGMNDVYLAYLPLAHVFELAAETVMLASGTAIGYGSALTMTDTSNKIKKGTKGDVSVLNPTLMISVPAILDRIRDAVFKKVGEKGGLTKKLFDFAYKRNLAAIEGSWFGSWAPERMIWDNIIYKPIRAMLGGRVRFVLCGGAPLSSDTQRFMNICLGVPVGQGYGLTETCAGAAFTEWDDTSVGRVGPPLPCCYVKLVSWEEGGYRISDSPMPRGEVVVGGHSITKGYFNNEAKTNEVYKVDERGIRWFYTGDIGQFHPDGCLEIIDRKKDIVKLQHGEYVSLGKVESALATSNYVENIMVYADPFHNYCVALVVPAHQALEKWAQNSGINYKGFEKLCQNDQAIKEVQQSLSKAAKVARLEKFEVPAKIVLLPEPWTPESGLVTAALKLKREQIKTKFKDDLDKLYH from the exons ATGGGAGAAGTTAGTGATGATAATTCCAACATGTCCTTTCTAAAAAGAATCGCTACTAGTGATGTACCACTGCTGAAAGAGTATGGTGTCAATGGAGTTGTCATCGCCCTGCTTCTGGCTGTAGTTACTCCTGTCTTGCTTTCCATGATGTTTGGTAAGAAGACAAAGCAAAGGGCGGTGCGAGATGATGTGGGTGGAGAGGAGGGATTTGCCATGCGGAACAGTAGGTTTTCATCCTTAGTTGAAGTCCCTTGGGAGGGCGCCACCACAATGGCAGCTCTGTTTGAGATGGCCAGCAAAAAGTACTCTCGACGGAGGTGTCTTGGCATGAGGAAGCTAATTAAGAGGGAATTTGTGGAATCTTCTGATGGTAGGAAGTTTGAGAAACTGCACCTTGGTGAATATGAATGGGATACCTATGCTGAGGCATTTAACCGCGCATGTAATTTTGCTTCTGGGCTTATCAAGATGGGCCACGACCTAGATAGTCATGCTGCTATATTCTCTGATACAAGAGCTGAGTGGATCATTGCTGCTCAG gGATGCTTCCGACAAAATTTAACTGTTGTAACAATATATGCATCTCTTGGTGAGGATGCATTGGTGCATTCATTAAACGAG ACACAGGTTTCAACTCTGATATGTGATTCGAAGCAACTTAAGAAGATACCTGCAATCAGCTCTAAATTGCAGAGTCTTAAGCATATTATCTATATTGAGGATGAACCTATTGAGGCTGAGACACTGAATCAAGTGAAGCATCTGACAACATTGTCTTTCACTGAAGTAGAGGAACTAGGCAAGACATCTCATGTTGATACAAGGTTACCTTCAAGTTCTGATACTGCAGTTATCATGTATACAAGCGGAAGTACTGGCCTTCCCAAG GGTGTAATGATCACACATGGCAACATTGTGGCCACAACTGCAGCAGTCATGACAATAGTCCCAAACCTTGGCATGAATGATGTTTATCTGGCTTACCTTCCATTGGCTCATGTCTTTGAACTAGCAGCAGAG ACTGTCATGTTAGCTTCTGGTACTGCTATTGGATATGGTTCAGCATTGACTATGACTGATACATCAAACAAGATTAAGAAGGGGACAAAAGGAGATGTTTCTGTACTGAATCCTACTCTTATGATTTCAGTTCCTGCAATTTTGGATCGTATCAGAGATGCTGTGTTTAAGAAA GTTGGTGAGAAGGGTGGCCTGACAAAAAAGCTGTTTGATTTTGCATATAAGCGAAATCTTGCAGCAATTGAGGGGAGTTGGTTTGGATCTTGGGCACCGGAGAGGATGATATGGGATAACATTATTTATAAACCAATACGGGCAATGCTTGGAGGACGTGTAAGATTTGTTCTTTGTGGTGGTGCACCTCTATCAAGTGACACACAAAGATTTATGAATATATGTCTAGG TGTCCCAGTGGGTCAAGGCTATGGATTGACTGAAACTTGTGCTGGAGCAGCTTTCACTGAATGGGATGACACAAGTGTGGGTCGTGTTGGTCCACCGCTTCCTTGCTGCTATGTCAAG CTTGTTTCGTGGGAAGAAGGTGGTTATAGGATTTCTGATTCTCCGATGCCGAGAGGAGAGGTCGTGGTTGGTGGACACAGCATAACAAAAGGTTATTTCAACAATGAAGCAAAGACGAATGAAGTATACAAG GTTGATGAGAGGGGCATACGCTGGTTCTACACTGGTGATATTGGTCAGTTCCATCCTGATGGATGCCTTGAGATTATTGACAGGAAAAAAGATATAGTAAAGCTTCAGCATGGAGAATATGTGTCTCTTGGCaag GTTGAATCGGCTCTGGCAACAAGCAATTATGTGGAGAACATCATGGTCTATGCTGATCCATTTCATAATTATTGTGTTGCCCTGGTTGTTCCAGCACACCAGGCCTTGGAGAAGTGGGCTCAGAATTCTGGGATAAACTATAAAGGCTTTGAAAAGCTTTGCCAAAATGATCAAGCAATTAAGGAGGTTCAGCAATCACTATCAAAG GCTGCGAAAGTAGCAAGGCTCGAGAAATTCGAGGTTCCTGCAAAGATCGTGCTGTTGCCTGAACCGTGGACGCCGGAGTCTGGGCTGGTGACGGCAGCGCTTAAACTGAAGAGGGAGCAGATAAAGACCAAATTCAAAGACGATTTGGACAAGCTCTATCACTGA
- the LOC136483337 gene encoding protein DETOXIFICATION 21-like — protein MEEQSSGGEAAAKVPLLEPRPAGDHYNGAGGGGAAAVVVGKADEAERSAQPLPRRAWEENKRLWVVAGPSICARFASFGVTVISQAFIGHIGATELAAYALVSTVLMRFSNGILLGMASALETLCGQSYGAKQYHMLGIYLQRSWIILFACAIVMLPIYLFTAPLLVALGQDPDISAVAGTISLWYIPVMFSYVWSFTLQMYLQAQSKNSIITYLALLNLGLHLLLSWLMTVKFQLGLAGVMGSMVIAMWIPVFGQLAFVFFGGCPHTWTGFSSAAFADLGAIVKLSLSSGVMLCLELWYNTILVLLTGYMNDAEVALDALSICLNINGWEMMISFGFLAATGVRVANELGAGSARRAKFAIYNVVITSFSIGFVLFVLFLLFRGGLAYIFTDSQAVAEAVADLSPLLAFSILLNSVQPVLSGVAVGAGWQSVVAYVNVTSYYLIGIPLGAVLGYVVGFQVKGIWIGMLLGTLVQTIVLLFITLKTDWDKQVAVAQERLKRWYMEENRRLQGLRGNS, from the exons ATGGAGGAGCAAAGTAGCGGCGGTGAGGCGGCGGCGAAGGTGCCTCTGCTGGAGCCACGGCCGGCGGGGGACCACTACAACggggcaggaggaggaggagccgcggCGGTGGTCGTCGGCAAGGCGGACGAGGCGGAGCGGTCGGCGCAGCCGCTGCCTCGGCGGGCGTGGGAGGAGAACAAGCGGCTGTGGGTGGTGGCGGGGCCCTCCATCTGCGCGCGCTTCGCCTCCTTCGGCGTCACCGTCATCAGCCAGGCCTTCATCGGCCACATCGGCGCCACCGAGCTCGCCGCCTACGCGCTCGTCTCCACCGTCCTCATGCGCTTCAGCAACGGCATCCTG CTGGGCATGGCGAGCGCGCTGGAGACGCTGTGCGGGCAGTCGTACGGCGCGAAGCAGTACCACATGCTGGGCATCTACCTGCAGCGGTCCTGGATCATCCTCTTCGCCTGCGCCATCGTCATGCTCCCGATCTACCTCTTCACGGCGCCGCTGCTCGTCGCGCTGGGCCAGGACCCGGACATCTCGGCGGTGGCGGGGACCATCTCGCTCTGGTACATCCCCGTCATGTTCTCCTACGTCTGGTCCTTCACGCTGCAGATGTACCTGCAGGCGCAGAGCAAGAACAGCATCATCACCTACCTGGCATTGCTCAACCtcggcctccacctcctcctgtcCTGGCTCATGACCGTCAAGTTCCAGCTCGGTCTGGCGGGGGTCATGGGGTCCATGGTCATCGCCATGTGGATCCCCGTGTTCGGGCAGCTTGCCTTCGTCTTCTTCGGTGGCTGCCCTCACACGTGGACCGGGTTCTCCTCGGCTGCGTTTGCTGACCTCGGTGCCATCGTTAAGCTCTCGCTATCTTCTGGTGTCATGCTCTG TTTGGAATTGTGGTACAACACCATATTGGTGCTGCTCACAGGGTACATGAACGATGCAGAGGTTGCACTTGACGCCCTTTCAATATG CCTCAACATCAACGGTTGGGAGATGATGATTTCTTTCGGGTTTTTGGCTGCAACAGG AGTGCGAGTGGCAAATGAGCTTGGAGCTGGAAGTGCAAGAAGGGCAAAGTTTGCCATTTACAATGTGGTCATCACCTCTTTCTCGATCGGATTTGTGTTGTTTGTGCTCTTCCTTCTCTTCCGTGGAGGCCTTGCCTACATATTTACTGATAGTCAAGCGGTAGCTGAGGCAGTTGCCGACCTTTCGCCTCTGCTAGCCTTCTCCATATTgctgaacagtgttcagccagTGCTATCAG GTGTCGCTGTCGGCGCAGGCTGGCAAAGCGTAGTCGCCTATGTCAACGTCACTTCGTACTACCTGATTGGCATCCCTCTTGGAGCAGTCCTGGGCTATGTGGTGGGATTTCAAGTGAAG GGCATTTGGATTGGCATGCTGCTCGGAACACTAGTCCAAACTATTGTGCTTCTGTTCATAACATTAAAGACCGACTGGGATAAACAG GTGGCGGTTGCTCAAGAGAGACTGAAGAGATGGTACATGGAAGAGAACAGAAGACTTCAGGGGTTAAGGGGAAACTCTTAA
- the LOC136483336 gene encoding type I inositol polyphosphate 5-phosphatase 10-like yields MDKSTSRRKKKFLFPKLHGTKDGNASPRHSTTAYCIDSTVDLKESPERSSVASPSASSSSFFKSLSESRSLKFGGFGSPATTNTTHMEAFRVFAATWNVAGKTPDRDLNLNDFLPSDDYSDIYVLGFQEVVPLNAGNVLVIEDNEPASRWLALINQALNRPSPPSDASAVSEASASSYSFSRSLDTAAAAAPSPAASALQTPSTSPLDPARFHKSSNREIRRAAITRGRRLKACTCPSSDHLHRPPRRRPPYFRAPCLMGCGSGRSASAAAVEGDSTTSDDDEEEDEEVRASSFAASDVMTKSPAAAGAAAGAAVAGRRECYCLVACKQMVGLFATVWVRRGLVPHVGHVRFSCVGRGIMGYLGNKGCISVSMSLHQTSLCFVCSHLASGEKEGDELRRNSDVVEILKNTQFRRLCKRSGRRIPERILDHDRVIWLGDLNYRIALSYTEAKKLVQANDWGALFEKDQLKTERESGVFRGWNEGKIFFAPTYKYSWNSDTYAGEDVASKKKRRTPAWCDRILWHGEGIVQLCYIRGESKFSDHRPVCGVFIVEAAVPDNNRLVKFASGPNMKVGAEELLLASK; encoded by the exons ATGGACAAGAGTACCagcagaaggaagaagaag TTTCTCTTTCCAAAACTTCACGGAACAAAAGATGGGAATGCCTCACCAAGACATAGCACCACAGCGTACTGCATCGACTCCACAG TTGATTTGAAGGAGTCCCCAGAACGGTCGTCAGTGGCTTCCCCGtcagcatcatcctcatccttcTTCAAAAGTCTTTCTG AAAGTAGAAGTCTAAAATTTGGCGGTTTTGGTTCTCCTGCAACAACCAATACTACTCATATGGAAGCTTTCAG GGTATTTGCAGCCACATGGAACGTTGCCGGAAAAACCCCGGACAGGGATCTCAATCTGAATGATTTCCTGCCTTCTGATGACTATTCAGACATTTATGTGCTAGG GTTCCAAGAAGTGGTCCCCCTGAACGCCGGCAACGTCCTGGTGATCGAGGACAACGAGCCGGCGTCGAGATGGCTGGCGCTCATCAACCAGGCGCTGAACCGGCCATCGCCGCCTTCCGACGCCTCCGCCGTGTCGGAAGCTTCAGCCAGCAGCTACTCGTTCAGCCGGTCCCTGGacacggccgcggcggcggcgccgtcccCGGCGGCTTCGGCTCTCCAGACGCCGAGCACCAGCCCCCTGGACCCGGCCCGATTCCACAAGTCCTCGAACAGGGAGATCCGGCGCGCCGCCATCACCCGCGGGCGGCGGCTCAAGGCGTGCACCTGCCCGTCGTCGGACCACCTCCACCGGCCGCCGCGGAGGAGGCCGCCATATTTCAGGGCGCCCTGCCTGATGGGCTGCGGCAGCGGCAGGAgcgcgagcgccgccgccgtggaggGCGACTCGACGACGtcggacgacgacgaggaggaggacgaggaggtccGGGCCAGCAGCTTCGCGGCGTCCGACGTGATGACCaagagccccgccgccgccggggcggCTGCGGGGGCCGCGGTGGCGGGGCGGCGCGAGTGCTACTGCCTGGTGGCGTGCAAGCAGATGGTGGGGCTGTTCGCGACGGTGTGGGTGAGGCGCGGGCTGGTGCCCCACGTCGGCCATGTCCGCTTCTCCTGCGTCGGCCGTGGCATCATGGGCTACCTCGGCAACAAG GGGTGCATCTCGGTGAGCATGTCGCTGCACCAGACGAGCCTGTGCTTCGTGTGCAGCCACCTGGCGTCGGGGGAGAAGGAAGGCGACGAGCTGAGGCGGAACTCCGACGTGGTGGAGATCCTCAAGAATACGCAGTTCCGCCGCCTCTGCAAGCGCTCCGGCCGCCGGATCCCCGAACGAATCCTCGACCACGA TCGTGTGATCTGGCTAGGCGATCTAAACTACCGGATTGCTCTGAGCTACACGGAGGCCAAGAAGCTCGTCCAGGCCAACGACTGGGGAGCTCTCTTCGAGAAGGATCAG CTCAAGACTGAAAGGGAGAGCGGGGTCTTCAGAGGGTGGAACGAGGGCAAGATCTTCTTCGCCCCCACCTACAAGTATTCGTGGAACTCCGACACCTACGCCGGCGAGGACGTGGCGtccaagaagaagaggaggacgcCGGCATG GTGCGACCGGATCCTCTGGCACGGCGAAGGGATAGTGCAGCTGTGCTACATCCGCGGCGAGTCCAAGTTCTCCGACCACCGCCCTGTCTGTGGCGTGTTCATCGTCGAGGCCGCGGTCCCCGACAACAACAGGCTTGTCAAGTTCGCGTCAGGCCCCAACATGAAAGTTGGCGCGGAGGAACTCCTGCTCGCCTCCAAGTAG
- the LOC136483335 gene encoding uncharacterized protein gives MTGRARTPERQASFYCACWASREGLTGGPAHPCPLPVEIGERRREGSIHLNWGGRGGGGGTARGRQHPPLESTYRSGAMAAAAATAEQEKKLLSSVVDDIRSYSGTDPLRPWLRGMRKMERALPPATLREKLPRFLQKCAQEFQGDARYRDDPRYLRVWIQLMDYVTDAKPLLKKMERNGIGLKRASFYMAYALYYEKHKRFNDAEKMYRLGIQNLAEPIGELQKAHEQFLLRIESYKRRKDKERMPRKAESSATLMNQVEGESRNCKELKSNTMQKSRSSSNPSVGCYPPLGPAKVGMLCRGNSGAKKNLPRCNSDDTIVVRFVGSALVGKSETEDACHHGLVEPTINTKEAMDAINSMFLEPVEPETMLKRRSKPKKPNYDQQASAFGIFVDEDEPKGNPNVLHNNSMKQDHPKFSQQTGGFAIFVDEDSPDGNDQNVRQNKNSNKENMKLNQETSAFEIFVDENEANGNVQNATCHRKNRSPPRPLCDSSKNRGESDFQKPFVGGFAIQPDDEEEQCEQSDDGMKMNSRTVQPTNDNNTLLCPVRDDSGTRYHEGSHPVSSGLGEDTVIHRFVGSTIDDEPKVENACHHGLVDPTVNLKEAMDDINNMFGRPLNFKGDRTKRKANALSDRKTAPASGFSILADDDLKDNPTSKADQKNSCKFDAEDGLFEPTITTRDVMAEINDMFGMPLDF, from the exons ATGACAGGTCGGGCCCGCACGCCAGAGAGGCAAGCGAGCTTTTACTGTGCGTGCTGGGCCAGTCGTGAAGGTCTGACCGGTGGGCCCGCCCATCCATGTCCGTTGCCCGTGGAGATTGGAGAGAGACGGAGGGAGGGCTCCATCCATTTGAATTGGGGAGGGCGAGGCGGGGGCGGCGGCACAGCCAGAGGCAGGCAACATCCGCCGCTCGAGTCCACCTATCGGAGCggagccatggccgccgccgccgccaccgcggagCAGGAGAAGAAGCTCCTTTCGTCGGTGGTGGACGACATCCGCTCCTACTCTGGGACCGACCCGCTGCGCCCGTGGCTCCG GGGGATGCGGAAGATGGAGCGGGCGCTGCCGCCGGCGACGCTGCGGGAGAAGCTGCCCAGGTTCCTGCAGAAGTGCGCGCAGGAGTTCCAGGGCGACGCGCGCTACCGCGACGACCCGCGATACCTCCGCGTCTGGATTCAGCTG ATGGACTATGTGACGGATGCGAAGCCATTGCTCAAGAAGATGGAGCGGAATGGAATAGGCCTCAAGAGAGCTTCATTCTATATGGCTTATGCTCTGTATTATGAGAAGCACAAGAGGTTCAATGACGCGGAGAAGATGTATCGTTTGGGAATCCAGAA CCTTGCAGAGCCTATTGGAGAGTTGCAAAAGGCACATGAACAGTTTCTTCTTCGCATAGAATCATACAAGAGGAGGAAAGATAAA GAAAGAATGCCTAGGAAAGCTGAGTCAAGTGCTACACTGATGAACCAAGTTGAAG GTGAAAGCAGAAACTGTAAAGAACTGAAATCCAATACAATGCAAAAGTCAAGAAGCAGTTCCAATCCCTCAGTAGGTTGTTATCCTCCATTAGGACCTGCTAAAGTGGGTATGCTATGCAGAGGCAACTCAGGAGCTAAAAAGAATTTGCCCCGTTGTAATAGTGATGATACTATAGTTGTACGGTTTGTAGGCTCTGCATTGGTTGGGAAGTCAGAAACTGAAGATGCATGCCATCATGGCTTAGTTGAACCAACTATAAACACTAAGGAGGCTATGGATGCCATCAATAGCATGTTTTTGGAGCCAGTGGAACCTGAGACAATGCTCAAGAGACGATCAAAACCTAAGAAACCAAATTATGATCAGCAGGCAAGTGCATTTGGTATCTTTGTTGATGAAGATGAACCTAAAGGTAATCCAAATGTGCTTCACAACAACAGCATGAAGCAAGACCATCCGAAATTCAGTCAGCAAACAGGAGGGTTTGCGATCTTTGTTGATGAGGATAGTCCTGATGGCAACGACCAAAATGTGAGGCAAAACAAGAACTCTAATAAGGAAAACATGAAGTTGAATCAGGAAACAAGTGCGTTTGAAATCTTTGTTGATGAAAATGAGGCTAATGGCAATGTCCAGAATGCCACATGCCACAGGAAGAATAGGTCTCCTCCAAGACCATTATGTGATTCATCTAAGAATCGAGGCGAAAGTGACTTCCAGAAGCCATTTGTTGGAGGATTTGCAATACAgccagatgatgaagaagaacaatgtgaGCAAAGTGATGACGGTATGAAGATGAATTCTAGAACTGTGCAGCCTACTAATGATAATAATACTTTGCTCTGTCCAGTTCGAGATGATTCAGGAACAAGATATCATGAAGGTTCTCATCCTGTGAGTTCTGGGCTTGGAGAAGACACTGTCATTCATAGATTTGTTGGATCCACTATTGATGATGAGCCTAAGGTGGAAAATGCATGCCACCATGGGTTAGTCGATCCAACTGTCAATCTAAAGGAGGCTATGGATGATATAAATAATATGTTTGGGAGACCACTGAACTTCAAGGGTGACAGAACGAAGCGGAAAGCCAATGCACTGTCAGATAGAAAAACAGCTCCAGCTTCTGGTTTCTCCATATTAGCTGATGATGACCTAAAAGATAACCCTACCAGCAAAGCCGATCAGAAGAATTCTTGCAAATTTGATGCTGAGGATGGTCTATTTGAGCCCACAATCACCACCCGTGACGTCATGGCAGAGATCAATGATATGTTTGGAATGCCACTGGACTTCTAA